In Centropristis striata isolate RG_2023a ecotype Rhode Island chromosome 15, C.striata_1.0, whole genome shotgun sequence, a genomic segment contains:
- the mntb gene encoding MAX network transcriptional repressor b isoform X2: MSIDTLLEAARYLEWQAQQQQITREEEQRKEKELIKEEEHIKEEELIKEEELIKEEEHIKEEELIKEEAESMRVEFVTSLSQPIRANHVTWGDDAHRQQHHHPSLPSPQVPITVIPMVPVVSATPSVPPLPITSQIAVAAKSLNGSSPPQQQQQPAPHHLLCAPQIKVEASPQLISAKPSQSQPQVQIQYSTPLSTNGAGSQHALVPHQAPPTSQPRPNGVTMEDLRGMEGKRRPGGSVCVAGTREVHNKLEKNRRAHLKECFETLKKNVPNVDEKKTSNLSVLRSALRYIQTLKRKEKEYEHEMERLAREKIATQQRLAELKNELSQCMDVVEIDRVLRQTIQPDDDQASTSTASGEDNFEQDIDEDVPAAPAAASLPKPAPPLLQAQPLLAPHLSIQHAALPLSGVLAASTQSSPPQAIAPALGPPPPQPAHPIQPPTLQVQPTVIAHAAVSHPSVIQSVNHGLPANHKHLTHIAPSPGPISSMPQPIAAVPAAATHQPIAAQPIGHITVHPVAHLQSHLPTLYPQGVSVSQPTMVGHITHTFTHHTLPHVQAGAQANSNGPQVNSAAPTLGKPTAVLAPHPQLVGQATVLNPVTMVTVPTFPVSTLKLA; this comes from the exons aggaggagcagcgcaAAGAGAAGGAGCTCATCAAAGAGGAGGAGCACATCAAAGAGGAGGAGCTCATCAAAGAGGAGGAGCTCATTAAAGAGGAGGAGCACATCAAAGAGGAGGAGCTCATCAAAGAGGAGGCGGAGTCGATGCGAGTGGAATTTGTGACCTCGTtgtctcagccaatcagagccaaCCACGTCACTTGGGGCGATGACGCTCACCGCCAACAGCATCACCACCCGTCTCTCCCGTCTCCTCAAGTCCCCATCACCGTCATCCCGATGGTCCCAGTCGTCAGCGCGACGCCCTCGGTCCCACCCCTCCCAATTACATCACAGATCGCCGTAGCAGCAAAGTCGCTCAACGGCTCCTCCCccccccagcagcagcagcagccggccCCTCACCACCTGCTCTGCGCCCCACAGATAAAAGTCGAGGCGAGTCCGCAGCTCATCAGTGCGAAGCCAAGCCAATCACAGCCTCAGGTTCAGATCCAGTACTCCACCCCCCTCAGCACTAACGGCGCCggctcccagcatgcactggtcCCCCATCAAGCTCCGCCTACGTCTCAGCCGCGGCCCAACGGGGTGACGATGGAGGACCTGAGGGGGATGGAGgggaagaggaggccaggagggtcagtctgtgt AGCGGGGACCAGAGAGGTGCACAATAAACTGGAGAAGAACAG GCGAGCGCACCTCAAAGAGTGCTTTGAGACGCTGAAGAAGAACGTTCCAAACGTTGACGAGAAGAAAACCTCCAACCTCAGTGTTCTCCGCAGCGCTTTACGTTACATACAG ACTCTGAAGCGTAAGGAGAAGGAGTACGAGCACGAGATGGAGCGCCTGGCGAGAGAGAAGATCGCCACGCAGCAGCGGCTGGCCGAGCTGAAGAACGAGCTGAGTCAGTGCATGGACGTGGTGGAGATCGACAGAGTGCTGCGGCAGACCATCCAGCCGGACGACGACCAGGCCTCCACCTCCACCGCCTCAG GAGAAGACAACTTTGAGCAGGACATTGACGAGGACGTCCCCGCTGCTCCGGCTGCGGCGTCTCTCCCCAAACCGGCTCCTCCCCTCCTGCAGGCCCAGCCGCTGCTCGCGCCGCACCTGTCCATCCAGCACGCCGCCCTGCCTCTGTCCGGCGTCCTGGCCGCGTCCACCCAGTCCTCCCCCCCTCAAGCCATCGCTCCTGCGCTGGGCCCGCCTCCCCCGCAGCCCGCCCATCCCATCCAGCCGCCGACGCTGCAGGTGCAGCCCACGGTCATCGCCCACGCCGCCGTGTCCCACCCGTCGGTCATCCAGTCGGTGAACCACGGCCTGCCGGCCAACCACAAACACCTGACGCACATCGCCCCGTCGCCAGGCCCCATCTCCTCCATGCCTCAGCCCATCGCCGCGGTGCCGGCCGCCGCCACCCACCAGCCCATCGCCGCCCAGCCCATCGGACACATCACCGTCCACCCGGTGGCGCACCTGCAGTCCCACCTGCCGACGCTGTACCCGCAGGGCGTGTCGGTGTCGCAGCCCACCATGGTGGGCCACATCACCCACACCTTCACCCACCACACGCTGCCGCACGTGCAGGCCGGCGCTCAGGCGAACTCTAACGGGCCGCAGGTGAACAGCGCCGCCCCCACGCTGGGGAAGCCCACCGCCGTGCTCGCCCCCCACCCCCAGCTGGTCGGACAGGCCACCGTCCTCAACCCCGTTACCATGGTAACAGTCCCCACCTTCCCCGTCAGCACGCTCAAACTCGCCTGA
- the mntb gene encoding MAX network transcriptional repressor b isoform X3: MSIDTLLEAARYLEWQAQQQQITREEEQRKEKELIKEEEHIKEEELIKEEELIKEEEHIKEEELIKEEAESMRVEFVTSLSQPIRANHVTWGDDAHRQQHHHPSLPSPQVPITVIPMVPVVSATPSVPPLPITSQIAVAAKSLNGSSPPQQQQQPAPHHLLCAPQIKVEASPQLISAKPSQSQPQVQIQYSTPLSTNGAGSQHALVPHQAPPTSQPRPNGVTMEDLRGMEGKRRPGGAGTREVHNKLEKNRRAHLKECFETLKKNVPNVDEKKTSNLSVLRSALRYIQTLKRKEKEYEHEMERLAREKIATQQRLAELKNELSQCMDVVEIDRVLRQTIQPDDDQASTSTASEGEDNFEQDIDEDVPAAPAAASLPKPAPPLLQAQPLLAPHLSIQHAALPLSGVLAASTQSSPPQAIAPALGPPPPQPAHPIQPPTLQVQPTVIAHAAVSHPSVIQSVNHGLPANHKHLTHIAPSPGPISSMPQPIAAVPAAATHQPIAAQPIGHITVHPVAHLQSHLPTLYPQGVSVSQPTMVGHITHTFTHHTLPHVQAGAQANSNGPQVNSAAPTLGKPTAVLAPHPQLVGQATVLNPVTMVTVPTFPVSTLKLA; the protein is encoded by the exons aggaggagcagcgcaAAGAGAAGGAGCTCATCAAAGAGGAGGAGCACATCAAAGAGGAGGAGCTCATCAAAGAGGAGGAGCTCATTAAAGAGGAGGAGCACATCAAAGAGGAGGAGCTCATCAAAGAGGAGGCGGAGTCGATGCGAGTGGAATTTGTGACCTCGTtgtctcagccaatcagagccaaCCACGTCACTTGGGGCGATGACGCTCACCGCCAACAGCATCACCACCCGTCTCTCCCGTCTCCTCAAGTCCCCATCACCGTCATCCCGATGGTCCCAGTCGTCAGCGCGACGCCCTCGGTCCCACCCCTCCCAATTACATCACAGATCGCCGTAGCAGCAAAGTCGCTCAACGGCTCCTCCCccccccagcagcagcagcagccggccCCTCACCACCTGCTCTGCGCCCCACAGATAAAAGTCGAGGCGAGTCCGCAGCTCATCAGTGCGAAGCCAAGCCAATCACAGCCTCAGGTTCAGATCCAGTACTCCACCCCCCTCAGCACTAACGGCGCCggctcccagcatgcactggtcCCCCATCAAGCTCCGCCTACGTCTCAGCCGCGGCCCAACGGGGTGACGATGGAGGACCTGAGGGGGATGGAGgggaagaggaggccaggagg AGCGGGGACCAGAGAGGTGCACAATAAACTGGAGAAGAACAG GCGAGCGCACCTCAAAGAGTGCTTTGAGACGCTGAAGAAGAACGTTCCAAACGTTGACGAGAAGAAAACCTCCAACCTCAGTGTTCTCCGCAGCGCTTTACGTTACATACAG ACTCTGAAGCGTAAGGAGAAGGAGTACGAGCACGAGATGGAGCGCCTGGCGAGAGAGAAGATCGCCACGCAGCAGCGGCTGGCCGAGCTGAAGAACGAGCTGAGTCAGTGCATGGACGTGGTGGAGATCGACAGAGTGCTGCGGCAGACCATCCAGCCGGACGACGACCAGGCCTCCACCTCCACCGCCTCAG AAGGAGAAGACAACTTTGAGCAGGACATTGACGAGGACGTCCCCGCTGCTCCGGCTGCGGCGTCTCTCCCCAAACCGGCTCCTCCCCTCCTGCAGGCCCAGCCGCTGCTCGCGCCGCACCTGTCCATCCAGCACGCCGCCCTGCCTCTGTCCGGCGTCCTGGCCGCGTCCACCCAGTCCTCCCCCCCTCAAGCCATCGCTCCTGCGCTGGGCCCGCCTCCCCCGCAGCCCGCCCATCCCATCCAGCCGCCGACGCTGCAGGTGCAGCCCACGGTCATCGCCCACGCCGCCGTGTCCCACCCGTCGGTCATCCAGTCGGTGAACCACGGCCTGCCGGCCAACCACAAACACCTGACGCACATCGCCCCGTCGCCAGGCCCCATCTCCTCCATGCCTCAGCCCATCGCCGCGGTGCCGGCCGCCGCCACCCACCAGCCCATCGCCGCCCAGCCCATCGGACACATCACCGTCCACCCGGTGGCGCACCTGCAGTCCCACCTGCCGACGCTGTACCCGCAGGGCGTGTCGGTGTCGCAGCCCACCATGGTGGGCCACATCACCCACACCTTCACCCACCACACGCTGCCGCACGTGCAGGCCGGCGCTCAGGCGAACTCTAACGGGCCGCAGGTGAACAGCGCCGCCCCCACGCTGGGGAAGCCCACCGCCGTGCTCGCCCCCCACCCCCAGCTGGTCGGACAGGCCACCGTCCTCAACCCCGTTACCATGGTAACAGTCCCCACCTTCCCCGTCAGCACGCTCAAACTCGCCTGA
- the mntb gene encoding MAX network transcriptional repressor b isoform X1, translated as MSIDTLLEAARYLEWQAQQQQITREEEQRKEKELIKEEEHIKEEELIKEEELIKEEEHIKEEELIKEEAESMRVEFVTSLSQPIRANHVTWGDDAHRQQHHHPSLPSPQVPITVIPMVPVVSATPSVPPLPITSQIAVAAKSLNGSSPPQQQQQPAPHHLLCAPQIKVEASPQLISAKPSQSQPQVQIQYSTPLSTNGAGSQHALVPHQAPPTSQPRPNGVTMEDLRGMEGKRRPGGSVCVAGTREVHNKLEKNRRAHLKECFETLKKNVPNVDEKKTSNLSVLRSALRYIQTLKRKEKEYEHEMERLAREKIATQQRLAELKNELSQCMDVVEIDRVLRQTIQPDDDQASTSTASEGEDNFEQDIDEDVPAAPAAASLPKPAPPLLQAQPLLAPHLSIQHAALPLSGVLAASTQSSPPQAIAPALGPPPPQPAHPIQPPTLQVQPTVIAHAAVSHPSVIQSVNHGLPANHKHLTHIAPSPGPISSMPQPIAAVPAAATHQPIAAQPIGHITVHPVAHLQSHLPTLYPQGVSVSQPTMVGHITHTFTHHTLPHVQAGAQANSNGPQVNSAAPTLGKPTAVLAPHPQLVGQATVLNPVTMVTVPTFPVSTLKLA; from the exons aggaggagcagcgcaAAGAGAAGGAGCTCATCAAAGAGGAGGAGCACATCAAAGAGGAGGAGCTCATCAAAGAGGAGGAGCTCATTAAAGAGGAGGAGCACATCAAAGAGGAGGAGCTCATCAAAGAGGAGGCGGAGTCGATGCGAGTGGAATTTGTGACCTCGTtgtctcagccaatcagagccaaCCACGTCACTTGGGGCGATGACGCTCACCGCCAACAGCATCACCACCCGTCTCTCCCGTCTCCTCAAGTCCCCATCACCGTCATCCCGATGGTCCCAGTCGTCAGCGCGACGCCCTCGGTCCCACCCCTCCCAATTACATCACAGATCGCCGTAGCAGCAAAGTCGCTCAACGGCTCCTCCCccccccagcagcagcagcagccggccCCTCACCACCTGCTCTGCGCCCCACAGATAAAAGTCGAGGCGAGTCCGCAGCTCATCAGTGCGAAGCCAAGCCAATCACAGCCTCAGGTTCAGATCCAGTACTCCACCCCCCTCAGCACTAACGGCGCCggctcccagcatgcactggtcCCCCATCAAGCTCCGCCTACGTCTCAGCCGCGGCCCAACGGGGTGACGATGGAGGACCTGAGGGGGATGGAGgggaagaggaggccaggagggtcagtctgtgt AGCGGGGACCAGAGAGGTGCACAATAAACTGGAGAAGAACAG GCGAGCGCACCTCAAAGAGTGCTTTGAGACGCTGAAGAAGAACGTTCCAAACGTTGACGAGAAGAAAACCTCCAACCTCAGTGTTCTCCGCAGCGCTTTACGTTACATACAG ACTCTGAAGCGTAAGGAGAAGGAGTACGAGCACGAGATGGAGCGCCTGGCGAGAGAGAAGATCGCCACGCAGCAGCGGCTGGCCGAGCTGAAGAACGAGCTGAGTCAGTGCATGGACGTGGTGGAGATCGACAGAGTGCTGCGGCAGACCATCCAGCCGGACGACGACCAGGCCTCCACCTCCACCGCCTCAG AAGGAGAAGACAACTTTGAGCAGGACATTGACGAGGACGTCCCCGCTGCTCCGGCTGCGGCGTCTCTCCCCAAACCGGCTCCTCCCCTCCTGCAGGCCCAGCCGCTGCTCGCGCCGCACCTGTCCATCCAGCACGCCGCCCTGCCTCTGTCCGGCGTCCTGGCCGCGTCCACCCAGTCCTCCCCCCCTCAAGCCATCGCTCCTGCGCTGGGCCCGCCTCCCCCGCAGCCCGCCCATCCCATCCAGCCGCCGACGCTGCAGGTGCAGCCCACGGTCATCGCCCACGCCGCCGTGTCCCACCCGTCGGTCATCCAGTCGGTGAACCACGGCCTGCCGGCCAACCACAAACACCTGACGCACATCGCCCCGTCGCCAGGCCCCATCTCCTCCATGCCTCAGCCCATCGCCGCGGTGCCGGCCGCCGCCACCCACCAGCCCATCGCCGCCCAGCCCATCGGACACATCACCGTCCACCCGGTGGCGCACCTGCAGTCCCACCTGCCGACGCTGTACCCGCAGGGCGTGTCGGTGTCGCAGCCCACCATGGTGGGCCACATCACCCACACCTTCACCCACCACACGCTGCCGCACGTGCAGGCCGGCGCTCAGGCGAACTCTAACGGGCCGCAGGTGAACAGCGCCGCCCCCACGCTGGGGAAGCCCACCGCCGTGCTCGCCCCCCACCCCCAGCTGGTCGGACAGGCCACCGTCCTCAACCCCGTTACCATGGTAACAGTCCCCACCTTCCCCGTCAGCACGCTCAAACTCGCCTGA